The sequence below is a genomic window from Persephonella sp..
TTTCTCAAGGAGAAACTCAGATCTTTGGAAACCTTCAGGAAGTTGTTGTTTTATAGTCTGCTCAATAACCCTTGGTCCTGCAAACCCTATAAGAGAGTCAGGCTCAGCTATTATCACATCTCCCAGGAAAGCAAAAGAAGCAGAAACTCCTCCCATTGTTGGATCTGTTAGGATAGAGATATACAGAACCCCTGCCTTATTCATCTTATCAACAGCTATTGATGTCTTTGCCATCTGCATCAATGAAACGATACTCTCCTGCATTCTTGCACCACCTGAGGCTGTAACGGTTATAAATGGTATTCCTTTTTCTATCGCAAACTCAGCTCCTCTCACAAACTTTGCCCCCACAACGCTCCCCATACTTCCGCCCATAAATCTGAAATCCATAGGGGCAAGAATGACTTCTCTGTCGTAAATCTTACCGTAAGCTATGATTATCGCATCTTTGAGACCTGTTTTTTCCTGAGCTGTTTTTATTCTATCTTTGTATTTTTTTGTGTCTTTAAAATCTATAACATCAACCGGAGCTATCTTTGGGAACAGGTCATATTCGTATATCTCATCAAGAAACATCTCAACCCTTTCTTTCGCATTCATTCTAAAGTTATAGCCGCAGTGTGGACATATCTTCATATTCCTCTTAAGATCTTCGCTGTAGAGGAGGGTTTTACACTTTTCACATTTGAGCCACTCTCCCCTTTCAACCTGAAGTTTCTTTCTTCCTTTAAACTTACTTATAAGGTCTTTTAAACCCATTTAATCCTCCAGCCATGCAAAAGTAAGAATTCTTTTATCAAAATCTCCCTTTCTGTAAGAAAAAAATTTATCCGAGCAAATATTACATAAAGATATATCAAATACCTCTTTTATTCCATACCTTTTTAATTTATCTTCAGCAAGCTCTTTAAGAGAAAATCTGATTTTGCCATCTTGATAAAAATATTTTTTATCTATACCTTTTTTCAGCATACTTTCCATAAAATCTTCCTGCACCTCATAACAGCATTTTCCTGCTGAAGGACCTATAAAAGCAAAAATATCTTTTTTCCTGTCAAAAAAACCCAGAGCATTCTCTATTATCCCGTTCACCAGACCTCTCCAGCCTGCATGAACAACGGAAAAAGAATTAAAATCAGTTATAACAACAGGAAGGCAGTCTGCTGTTAGAACGCCTGCAGGTTTTCCCTTTTCTTTTACAAAAATCCCATCAGCCTCAGTCTCAGAGTCAAAAAAGTCTAAAACCCTGTTTGTATGCTTTTGGTTAGGTATAAAAACCTTATCAAAACCGTATATCTTTAAAATCTCTTTTCTTATTTCAGGATCCTTTTGATTGCCGTCTTTTGCTTCTGTGTAAACAATATTAAGATTTTTGAATTTTAAATGCCTCATCACAAAATGTTATCATATTTGAAACATTTTAAAAATCAGGGGTATAAAGATGAAGATAGTAGATTTAAGAGGAAAAATATTTACAGAAAGCAAGGAGCTTGAAAATCTGATAAAAAGAAGCGAGATGGAGGTTGAACAGTTTGAAGGTTCTGTAAAACAAATTTTGAAAGATGTGAAAGAAAAAGGAGATCAGGCTGTAATACATTACACAAAAAAATTTGATGGTGTGGAGCTTTCGCCCGAAGAGTTTGAGGTTCCTTTCAGTCAGATAGAAGAGGCTTACGAAAAACTTGATGAAGAAACAAGATGGGCTCTTGAGGTTGCATACGAAAGGGTAAGAAAATTCCATGAAGCACAGGTTGAAAACTCATTTTTTATAGAAGAAGAAGGAATGATATTAGGTCAGAAGGTTATACCTATGGAAAGGGCTGGTCTTTATGTCCCTGGAGGAAAGGCAGCTTATCCGTCAACGGTCATAATGAATGCTGTTCCTGCTATAGTAGCCGGTGTGAAGGAGATAATAATCTGCTCACCAAACCCAAACAGATACACACTTGCTGCCGCATACATTTGCGGTATAGAGAAGGTTTACAGGATAGGTGGAGCTCAGGCTATAGGTGCGATGGCTTACGGGACAGAAACGATAAAAAAGGTTGACAAGATAGTTGGTCCAGGGAATATCTTTGTTGCCCTTGCAAAGAAAAATGTTTATGGGCATGTTGATATAGATTCTATTGCAGGACCTTCTGAGATACTTGTTATAGCAGATCAAAACGCAGATCCTGAATGGGTTGCTGCTGATCTTTTATCACAGGCTGAACATGATGAACTTGCAGCAGCTATTCTTGTTACAACATCAAAAGAGTTGGCAGAAAAGGTTAAAGACATACTTTACAACAGATTTCTTGTAAACTTCTCAAGAGAAAGTATAGCAAGAAAATCCCTTGAAAACTACGGTCATGCTTTTGTTGTTGATGATCTTGATACAGCTGCCAAAGTTTCAAACCATATAGCACCTGAGCATCTCGAGATAATGACTGAAAACCCATTTAATCTGCTTAATAAGATAAAACATGCGGGAGCGATATTCTTAGGCAAATACTCAACAGAGCCCCTTGGGGATTATGTTCTTGGACCTAACCATGTCCTTCCAACAGGTAGAGCGGCGAGGTTTTCATCACCTCTGGGGGTTTACGACTTTATCAAAAGATCATCAGTTATATACGTGACAGAAGAAGGTTTTAACAGAGTAGAAAAATACGCAAGGAAGATAGCAGAGGCAGAAGGTTTAGAGGCTCATAAATTAGGGGTAGAAATAAGATTATCAAAATAATCATCTAAAAATTTGACAATAACACACTAAAGTTATATATTTAAACTAAAATAAAACCCTACACGCGAGGTTCTGAATGGCAGAAAAAATGGATTATTATGAGATATTAGGAGTAAGCAGAAACGCAACACAGGAAGAGATAAAGAAAGCCTACAGAAGGCTTGCCAGGAAGTACCACCCAGACCTTAACCCTAACAACAAAGAAGCTGAAGAAAAATTTAAACAGATAAGTGAGGCATATCAGGTTCTGTCTGATCCTGAAAAAAGAAAGTTATACGATCAGTTCGGTCATGCAGCGTTTACAGGAGCTGGAGCAGGAACAGGAAGAGAAAGCGGTTTTGAAGGTTTTGGCGGATTTGGAATGAATATTGATGATATATTAGAGGATCTTTTTAACTTTTCTGATTTCTTTGGAGGAGGTAGAAGAAGAACATACCAGGATAAAAAAAGAACCTACAGAAGCGAAAGAGGAGAGGACATATATCAGACTGTAACAATCTCCCTTGAAGACGCATACAAAGGAACAACCTTAACCATAGAAGTTCCAAGATATGTAATATGTGAAAAATGTGCAGGAACAGGACAGAAACCTGGAAGCCAGCCTACTGTATGCCCAGAATGTAGAGGAACAGGCCAGATAACATACTCATCAGGGTTTATGCATATATCCCAGACATGCCCAAGATGTAAAGGAACAGGATACATACAGGAGCCGTGCGATCAGTGCAACGGTCGGGGTCTGGTTATGAAAACAGAAACCGTTAAGGTCAGAATACCTCCGGGCGTTGACAACGGAACAAAACTGAGAGTTCCAGGAAAAGGACACAGCGGAAGGTTTGGAGGACCTCCGGGGGATCTGTGGATCATTGTAAATGTCCAGCCCCACTGGCTTTACGAAAGAAAAGGAGACAACCTTTATGTAAAGGTTAATATAAATGTTGCCGAAGCTATTACAGGAACAGAGATTGAAATCCCTACAATAGACGGAAAAACTGAAAAAGTCAAAATACCTGAAGGAACACAGGGAGGTCAGCAGATAAGAATTCACGGAAAAGGAATGCCAAGGCTTAAGTCTTCAGGATATGGAGATCTGGTCGTTGTTGTAAATGTCGTTATACCTTCAAAAAAAGAGCTTTCAAAAAAGGCTAAAAAATTAGTTGAGGAACTTTCAAAGGAACTTCCAAAGCCAACAACAAGGTTTGAAAAACCTTAAAAAGAGGTGGTAAGCCATGAAAAAGGATAAAAAAAGAAAAAAAGAACCGTTATATATGATAGGGGCTGTATCAAGAATGTTCAACATACACCCCCAGACATTAAGACTTTATGAGAGGGAAGGACTGCTTACACCTTCAAGAACGGAAGGAAAAACAAGGCTGTATTCACAGGAGGACATAGAAAAGCTTGAATTTATCCTGTTTTTAACAAGAGAATTAGGGGTAAATCTTGCAGGTGTAGATGCGATACTTAGAATGAGGGAACAGATGATGCAGATGCAGAAGCAGATTGAGTACTTACTTGAGTACATACAGGAAGAGATAAAAAGA
It includes:
- the accD gene encoding acetyl-CoA carboxylase, carboxyltransferase subunit beta; translated protein: MGLKDLISKFKGRKKLQVERGEWLKCEKCKTLLYSEDLKRNMKICPHCGYNFRMNAKERVEMFLDEIYEYDLFPKIAPVDVIDFKDTKKYKDRIKTAQEKTGLKDAIIIAYGKIYDREVILAPMDFRFMGGSMGSVVGAKFVRGAEFAIEKGIPFITVTASGGARMQESIVSLMQMAKTSIAVDKMNKAGVLYISILTDPTMGGVSASFAFLGDVIIAEPDSLIGFAGPRVIEQTIKQQLPEGFQRSEFLLEKGQIDMVVDRKNLKKTVYTLIKQLNG
- the hisD gene encoding histidinol dehydrogenase, translating into MKIVDLRGKIFTESKELENLIKRSEMEVEQFEGSVKQILKDVKEKGDQAVIHYTKKFDGVELSPEEFEVPFSQIEEAYEKLDEETRWALEVAYERVRKFHEAQVENSFFIEEEGMILGQKVIPMERAGLYVPGGKAAYPSTVIMNAVPAIVAGVKEIIICSPNPNRYTLAAAYICGIEKVYRIGGAQAIGAMAYGTETIKKVDKIVGPGNIFVALAKKNVYGHVDIDSIAGPSEILVIADQNADPEWVAADLLSQAEHDELAAAILVTTSKELAEKVKDILYNRFLVNFSRESIARKSLENYGHAFVVDDLDTAAKVSNHIAPEHLEIMTENPFNLLNKIKHAGAIFLGKYSTEPLGDYVLGPNHVLPTGRAARFSSPLGVYDFIKRSSVIYVTEEGFNRVEKYARKIAEAEGLEAHKLGVEIRLSK
- the dnaJ gene encoding molecular chaperone DnaJ, with the protein product MAEKMDYYEILGVSRNATQEEIKKAYRRLARKYHPDLNPNNKEAEEKFKQISEAYQVLSDPEKRKLYDQFGHAAFTGAGAGTGRESGFEGFGGFGMNIDDILEDLFNFSDFFGGGRRRTYQDKKRTYRSERGEDIYQTVTISLEDAYKGTTLTIEVPRYVICEKCAGTGQKPGSQPTVCPECRGTGQITYSSGFMHISQTCPRCKGTGYIQEPCDQCNGRGLVMKTETVKVRIPPGVDNGTKLRVPGKGHSGRFGGPPGDLWIIVNVQPHWLYERKGDNLYVKVNINVAEAITGTEIEIPTIDGKTEKVKIPEGTQGGQQIRIHGKGMPRLKSSGYGDLVVVVNVVIPSKKELSKKAKKLVEELSKELPKPTTRFEKP
- a CDS encoding polyphenol oxidase family protein, whose amino-acid sequence is MRHLKFKNLNIVYTEAKDGNQKDPEIRKEILKIYGFDKVFIPNQKHTNRVLDFFDSETEADGIFVKEKGKPAGVLTADCLPVVITDFNSFSVVHAGWRGLVNGIIENALGFFDRKKDIFAFIGPSAGKCCYEVQEDFMESMLKKGIDKKYFYQDGKIRFSLKELAEDKLKRYGIKEVFDISLCNICSDKFFSYRKGDFDKRILTFAWLED
- a CDS encoding helix-turn-helix transcriptional regulator, encoding MKKDKKRKKEPLYMIGAVSRMFNIHPQTLRLYEREGLLTPSRTEGKTRLYSQEDIEKLEFILFLTRELGVNLAGVDAILRMREQMMQMQKQIEYLLEYIQEEIKRRYAESVEEQQNALMRIPKVEITRVEEYMYNKYRKEQEGD